TTTGAGTAATTCTAATAGCTGTAGTTGATAGTTAATATCTAAATAAGTTGTCGGTTCATCTAACAATAATACTTGCGGTTCTTGCGCCAATGCTAATGCTAAAAAAGCGCGTTGTCTCTCCCCGCCGGAAAGTTGTTCGATTAGGCGATCGCTAAATTTTTCTAGTTGCGTTTTGGCAATTGCTGCTTCTACTTTCTGCCTATCTTTAGCTGTTAATTCCCATTGCCACCAAGGTTGATGTGGTGTACGTCCCAAACTCACTAATTGCTGTACAGTTAAACCTACAGGAACAGTTTGTTGTTGGGGTAACAATGCTAATTTTTGTGCAACTAAATTTGGCGGTTGAGAGTGAATTGCCTTGCCATCAAGTAACACTATTCCCTGTTGTGGAATGAGAATGCGACTCAGCAATTTTAGTAATGTAGACTTACCAGAACCATTAGCACCAACTAAACTTAACCATTCTCCTGTTTGTAGAGTCAGGTTAATATTTTGGATAATTGGTACAGTGCTGTAACCGCCTGTGAGATTTTGTAATTCAAGTGGCATTTTTAATTGGTTATTTGTCTTTTTTATTCATCTTTTTGTCCCTTCATACTTTAATCACCAGTCTCTTTGAAACCAGCCGAACGGCGATAAAGTAACCAGATAAATAACGGCGAACCCAGCAAAGCGGTGACGGAACCTACTGGTAATTCTATAGCTCCCAATCTAGAGAGTAAATCGGCAAAGATGAGCAACCATGCACCAGCCAGTGCGGAAAGCGGTAAAACAAAGCGATGATCTGTACCGACAATTAAGCGAACACCGTGGGGAACCACAAGACCAACAAACCCAATTAAGCCACTGATGCTGACTGCACCTGCGGCGAGTAAAGTTGCAACACCACCAATTAACAAACGCGATCGCGTTAATGATACTCCCAAACCCAAAGCCAAATCATCTCCCAAAGCCAAAACATTGAGCGATCGCGCTAGCAAACATCCCCCCAACAATGCCACGATAATGTAAGGGCCAGCAGTAATAATTTCTTTCCAACCTCGCCCATTTAAGCTACCAACTAGCCAGTTAAGTGCAATTTGAATTTGACCGTCTTCAGCTAACAACAATAATGTACTTTGTACTGCACCAAATAAAGAACTCACCGCTACTCCGCCTAAAATCAAGCGTTCCACAGCAATTCCCGACCCCGCACGACCGAGAAAAATAACTATAGCTGAAGTTACAATTGCTCCCAGCCAAGCCGCCAAAGGAATAGCAGCCGGAAAGATTTGCAACACTACCATAACTATGACAATTAGCCCTGCGCCTGCGGAAATCCCTAAAATAAAGGGATCGGCAAGACTATTGCGTAACATTCCTTGCAGCAGTGCGCCAGACATTCCCAAAGCTGCACCAACAATTAAAGCGGCTATAATACGCGGGAGTCGTAAATCCCAGAGAATTGTCTGCTTAATAGGATCGCCTTGGTGAAGAATTGCTTGCCACAATTCACTTCCACTCAACGGTA
The genomic region above belongs to Calothrix sp. NIES-2098 and contains:
- a CDS encoding ABC transporter-related protein, whose protein sequence is MPLELQNLTGGYSTVPIIQNINLTLQTGEWLSLVGANGSGKSTLLKLLSRILIPQQGIVLLDGKAIHSQPPNLVAQKLALLPQQQTVPVGLTVQQLVSLGRTPHQPWWQWELTAKDRQKVEAAIAKTQLEKFSDRLIEQLSGGERQRAFLALALAQEPQVLLLDEPTTYLDINYQLQLLELLKELNQQQELTIVTVLHELNLAARYSSRIALLKQGHLWDIGTPEAVLTPQAIAQVFGVESVIIQTPVGLQVCAIAAV
- a CDS encoding transport system permease protein is translated as MNKLLQTIFPKHRLLWAVLLLVTALIVTLGISVSQGAVPLSGSELWQAILHQGDPIKQTILWDLRLPRIIAALIVGAALGMSGALLQGMLRNSLADPFILGISAGAGLIVIVMVVLQIFPAAIPLAAWLGAIVTSAIVIFLGRAGSGIAVERLILGGVAVSSLFGAVQSTLLLLAEDGQIQIALNWLVGSLNGRGWKEIITAGPYIIVALLGGCLLARSLNVLALGDDLALGLGVSLTRSRLLIGGVATLLAAGAVSISGLIGFVGLVVPHGVRLIVGTDHRFVLPLSALAGAWLLIFADLLSRLGAIELPVGSVTALLGSPLFIWLLYRRSAGFKETGD